From Streptomyces qinzhouensis, one genomic window encodes:
- a CDS encoding trypsin-like peptidase domain-containing protein, translated as MTSGESDPVIDALLRAATVRIGGADSTPLWGTGFFVAPGWILTCAHVLAPHLRGDPTRPIRIAGPEVNGGEPLDARLHRWLVDGGPLPEHKVPVEQDLALLRLLEPDAEHECVWLTDRTDHPGGPGVVQGYRPGGEPHPERAVPWKATARINGFDDAYGLRIRPEAEFPRGGSGSPVLDAHTGAVVGVLKSRRAGRDGGMAIAVTALRRFGADYHELTAAHDRWHGQSPKITGHNWVERQHRLPGTGARTGGDEWSPRDRREALALLSAVHPPDGIRPVVELAKKARGGVAAPPGQLLPHAWRDGHGLLYEAGQPAAAIAALHYLRLVAEYERARGGDPSALVDWVTRRLDDVPRIVHTVVTQATLPPGLLRPPDQGGDAERIVLRHPAPGDGRAVVIVELEPVADALTPRFYWRVRVDDGLDVNEPLHEVQTGDGVPPDRLVGELRAPLAEVFASVDAPGAPVPLEVALPADHFDTAVHRWQLTEMARLHHPAYVGVRRAVVLRDIARRGEPGGVWSARWQRLTSAEPPFSACRVPPPRQVPRARQLDEMGPAGIPVLCRPAGGGVGRRTIGMALEAGHGVALWQTENHPEQGCGDFCEEVHRGAAALLAATGGADELPDRLRSIRDDISGRRDGGHWAEGVALLYDDPRRPLPADGDGPVDSP; from the coding sequence ATGACCTCCGGCGAGTCCGACCCGGTCATCGACGCGCTGCTGCGCGCCGCGACCGTACGCATCGGGGGCGCGGACAGCACCCCCCTGTGGGGCACCGGTTTCTTTGTGGCCCCGGGGTGGATCCTCACCTGTGCCCATGTCCTCGCCCCCCATCTGCGGGGCGATCCCACCCGGCCGATACGGATCGCGGGACCCGAGGTCAACGGTGGCGAACCCCTCGACGCCAGGCTCCACCGGTGGCTCGTCGACGGCGGCCCGCTGCCCGAACACAAGGTGCCGGTGGAACAGGACCTCGCCCTGCTGCGGCTGCTGGAGCCGGACGCCGAGCACGAGTGCGTCTGGCTCACGGACCGCACCGACCACCCCGGGGGCCCGGGTGTCGTCCAGGGCTACCGCCCCGGCGGCGAGCCCCACCCGGAACGCGCCGTGCCGTGGAAGGCGACCGCCCGGATCAACGGCTTCGACGACGCGTACGGCCTGCGGATCCGCCCCGAGGCCGAATTCCCGCGCGGCGGCTCGGGCTCCCCCGTACTCGACGCCCATACCGGCGCCGTCGTCGGCGTCCTCAAATCCCGGCGGGCCGGACGCGACGGCGGGATGGCCATCGCGGTGACCGCACTGCGCCGCTTCGGCGCCGACTACCACGAACTGACCGCGGCCCACGACCGCTGGCACGGCCAGTCACCCAAGATCACCGGCCATAACTGGGTCGAACGCCAGCACCGGCTGCCCGGGACCGGCGCCAGGACCGGCGGCGACGAATGGAGCCCCCGCGACCGGCGCGAAGCGCTCGCGCTGCTCTCCGCCGTCCATCCGCCGGACGGTATCCGGCCCGTCGTCGAACTGGCGAAGAAGGCCCGGGGCGGGGTCGCCGCCCCGCCCGGCCAACTGCTGCCGCACGCCTGGCGCGACGGACACGGACTGCTGTACGAGGCGGGGCAGCCGGCCGCCGCGATCGCCGCGCTGCACTACCTCCGGCTCGTGGCCGAGTACGAACGCGCCCGCGGCGGCGACCCCTCGGCGCTCGTCGACTGGGTGACACGCCGCCTCGACGACGTCCCCCGCATCGTCCACACCGTCGTCACCCAGGCCACTCTGCCGCCCGGTCTGCTGCGGCCGCCGGACCAAGGCGGAGACGCCGAACGGATCGTGCTGCGCCATCCGGCGCCCGGTGACGGCCGGGCCGTCGTCATCGTCGAGCTGGAACCCGTCGCCGACGCCCTGACACCCCGCTTCTACTGGCGGGTCCGGGTCGACGACGGCCTCGACGTCAACGAACCGCTGCACGAGGTGCAGACCGGGGACGGTGTACCGCCGGACCGGCTCGTCGGCGAGCTGCGCGCGCCGCTCGCGGAGGTCTTCGCCTCGGTCGACGCGCCCGGTGCGCCGGTACCCCTCGAAGTCGCGCTCCCGGCCGACCACTTCGATACCGCCGTGCACCGCTGGCAGCTGACCGAGATGGCCAGACTGCACCATCCGGCGTATGTCGGGGTACGCCGGGCGGTGGTGCTGCGTGATATCGCCAGACGAGGTGAACCGGGCGGTGTCTGGTCGGCGCGCTGGCAGCGGCTGACCTCCGCCGAACCGCCGTTCAGCGCCTGCCGGGTGCCGCCGCCGCGACAGGTCCCCCGGGCCCGCCAGCTGGACGAGATGGGCCCGGCGGGCATCCCCGTCCTGTGCCGTCCCGCGGGCGGCGGTGTGGGGCGCCGGACGATCGGGATGGCACTGGAAGCGGGCCACGGCGTGGCCCTGTGGCAGACCGAGAACCACCCCGAGCAGGGGTGCGGCGATTTCTGCGAGGAGGTGCACCGGGGGGCGGCCGCCCTGCTGGCCGCCACCGGCGGCGCGGATGAACTCCCCGACCGGCTGCGGAGCATCAGGGACGACATCAGCGGGCGGCGCGACGGCGGCCACTGGGCGGAGGGCGTGGCACTGCTCTACGACGATCCGCGCAGACCCCTTCCGGCCGACGGCGACGGCCCGGTTGACTCGCCCTGA
- a CDS encoding AAA family ATPase, whose product MDDDWLIYRGAGAPDPDRIGHLPPPPPWRTFSGEPLPDPAPPIDSTSTRRLGARIDAPPAYDAEALQLINAALYLRRPLLVTGEPGSGKSTLAHAIAYELGLGRVLQWPVVSRTELRDGLYTYDAIGRLQDAQLAERESRAPDDIGAYVKLGPLGTALLPTARPRVLLIDELDKSDIDLPNDLLIVVEEGEFTLPELERTADRPGHQEVRVLTDDGRRVPVRGGRVRCHAFPFIVMTSNGERDFPAPLLRRCIRLHLDPPRDERLAAMVQAHFGAGADEQQLDLIARFTSEDGDGELRPTDQLLNAIYLTQHAGRAEPTRREEIAGLLMRPLETRQR is encoded by the coding sequence ATGGACGACGACTGGCTGATCTACCGGGGCGCCGGAGCGCCCGATCCCGACCGGATCGGGCACCTTCCGCCGCCCCCGCCCTGGCGCACCTTCTCCGGCGAGCCGCTGCCCGACCCCGCGCCGCCCATCGACAGCACGTCGACCCGGCGGCTCGGCGCCCGGATCGACGCGCCCCCGGCGTACGACGCCGAGGCACTCCAGCTGATCAACGCCGCCCTGTATCTGCGCCGCCCACTGCTCGTCACCGGGGAGCCGGGCTCGGGCAAGTCCACGCTCGCGCACGCCATCGCGTACGAACTCGGCCTCGGCCGGGTGCTCCAGTGGCCCGTCGTCAGCCGGACCGAACTCCGCGACGGTCTCTACACCTACGATGCCATCGGCCGCCTCCAGGACGCCCAGCTCGCCGAGCGGGAATCCCGCGCGCCCGACGACATCGGCGCCTATGTGAAGCTGGGCCCGCTCGGCACCGCCCTGCTCCCCACCGCACGCCCCCGGGTCCTGCTGATCGACGAACTCGACAAGAGCGATATCGACCTGCCGAACGATCTGCTGATCGTCGTCGAGGAGGGCGAGTTCACCCTGCCGGAGCTGGAGCGCACCGCCGACCGGCCGGGCCACCAGGAGGTCCGGGTCCTCACCGACGACGGCCGCCGGGTGCCCGTGCGCGGCGGCCGGGTGCGCTGCCACGCCTTTCCCTTCATCGTCATGACCAGCAACGGCGAACGGGACTTCCCGGCCCCGCTGCTGCGCCGCTGTATCCGGCTCCATCTCGACCCGCCGCGCGACGAACGCCTCGCCGCGATGGTCCAGGCACACTTCGGCGCCGGTGCCGACGAACAGCAGCTGGATCTGATCGCCCGTTTCACCAGCGAGGACGGCGACGGCGAACTGCGCCCCACCGACCAGTTGCTGAACGCGATCTATCTGACGCAGCACGCGGGGCGCGCCGAACCCACCCGGCGCGAGGAGATCGCCGGGCTGCTGATGCGCCCGCTCGAGACCCGGCAGCGGTGA
- a CDS encoding SAV_2336 N-terminal domain-related protein: MPPRAPRAPRAPGGNGGAALAALAALVARLREAELRPGAEELADALWLARYVPAAGDRTTADTPAAPGPGPGGTLRTPSGSAARPPAPLAPGRGDPGPAPGQRFGLYGPAQPEAGYGTAADRRMRTVPVPAPVALPDAPSLERSLRPLQRYRPPVRAVRRELDEIATADRAADTGIIVPVLTAVRRREARLALVMDQSSSNAIWSGALEELRRICERAGAFREITVHRIAEGAPLPCHLGDPTGQRITVVLSDCAGPLWRSGRMQRLLHTWAATAPVSVVQPLPQRMWGRTHLPARPGLLRRREGPAGRLEFVPRGAVEAAAGIPVPVLAPRRSSFDAWTKLIAGATGQSLNAAAATVFARHRPTAARPRAERRIDPAERVRAFRRTASPAAAQLAVYLSAVPLVLPVMQLVQRAMLHRSGPDVLAEVLLSGLLRRDDRSADTADTAGPADGPAYAFLDGVRDELLGQLGAGSASLVLKQCSEYVESRYGRTVRNFPAMAAAFLSGAVDPGDEEAAAAAGAPGAESRRLWAFAQVSTQVLRRLGGPSPTATPLGGAEAAADGPGGLAARARACLDHFGEHGTVPDLDSGIRLLGSATQAERRPARRAALYGELAEALLRRWFLRPVPEDLPEALDAAQNAVTGAPAAHLTLAGLLEIMAGEVSAGRLSAKLLPEWVAVRSAAAAGPHEADDPELTATVLLTAADNSLAEVTEGPQRWDTALRTAATPVRVRILRRLAVTGAPYGPGTPADWFTTTLGTAVAVVDAYVDEVRAGLGACPETYPEHGPGPATGHAEAHPAAARAGRERDTAREEALLLRGGLLLELARHHRGEGAVAADPADPAVSRACAERAESDLLAGIDATDATAGTTGAGARETVRVWLEYADAIAFSSEHPDDDARLRILQALDQARRTVDRDEAAEADILLRMGRLLEERYAAGGSWSHRDSVIAAWTEALPLLPWHDPGRAGLLTSLGRRLVERGIDKDAPGDVRTAVRHLRGAVDQTAVGDPALPERRALLGQAYLERFRAEGTVADLHEADWALGEAARTTADPALAATAWWRRAVAVALLARRTNSRPRLLDAAAHCRRAVRGPREVLERLLAAEWERAARLTRAAGPRRTLEEHEALLEMLTEADAAEVGAATAFLHKEITRLTASR, encoded by the coding sequence GTGCCACCCCGAGCACCCCGAGCACCCCGAGCGCCCGGCGGTAACGGCGGCGCCGCCCTCGCGGCCCTCGCCGCGCTGGTCGCCCGGCTGCGGGAGGCCGAGCTGAGGCCCGGTGCCGAGGAGCTGGCCGACGCGCTATGGCTGGCCCGCTACGTACCAGCGGCGGGCGACCGCACCACCGCGGACACCCCCGCCGCCCCCGGACCGGGCCCCGGCGGCACCCTCCGTACCCCCTCCGGATCCGCCGCCCGCCCACCCGCACCACTCGCCCCCGGCCGGGGCGACCCCGGTCCGGCACCCGGGCAGCGCTTCGGGCTGTACGGCCCCGCCCAGCCCGAAGCCGGCTACGGCACCGCCGCCGACCGCCGCATGCGTACGGTCCCCGTCCCCGCCCCCGTCGCCCTGCCCGACGCCCCCTCCCTCGAACGCTCCCTGCGGCCCCTCCAGCGCTACCGGCCGCCGGTCCGGGCCGTCCGCCGCGAACTGGACGAGATCGCCACCGCCGACCGGGCCGCCGACACCGGCATCATCGTCCCCGTCCTGACCGCCGTCCGCCGCCGGGAGGCCCGGCTCGCCCTGGTCATGGACCAGTCCAGCTCCAACGCGATCTGGTCCGGCGCCCTGGAAGAGCTCCGGCGGATCTGCGAACGCGCCGGCGCCTTCCGCGAGATCACGGTCCACCGCATCGCCGAGGGCGCCCCCCTCCCGTGCCACCTCGGGGACCCCACCGGACAGCGGATCACCGTCGTCCTCAGCGACTGCGCCGGACCCCTGTGGCGCAGCGGCCGGATGCAGCGACTGCTGCACACCTGGGCCGCCACGGCACCCGTCTCCGTCGTCCAGCCGCTGCCGCAGCGCATGTGGGGCCGGACCCATCTGCCCGCCCGCCCCGGACTGCTGCGGCGCCGCGAAGGGCCCGCCGGACGGCTCGAGTTCGTGCCCCGGGGCGCCGTCGAGGCCGCCGCGGGCATCCCCGTACCGGTCCTCGCCCCCCGCCGCTCCTCCTTCGACGCCTGGACCAAACTGATCGCGGGCGCCACCGGCCAGTCCCTGAACGCGGCGGCCGCGACCGTCTTCGCCCGCCACCGGCCCACCGCCGCCCGGCCCCGCGCGGAGCGCCGCATCGACCCCGCCGAGCGGGTCCGCGCCTTCCGGCGCACCGCCTCACCGGCCGCCGCCCAGCTCGCCGTCTATCTCTCCGCCGTCCCGCTGGTGCTACCCGTGATGCAGCTGGTCCAGCGCGCCATGCTGCACCGCAGCGGGCCCGACGTCCTCGCCGAGGTGCTCCTCAGCGGACTGCTGCGCCGTGACGACCGGTCCGCCGACACCGCCGACACCGCCGGGCCGGCGGACGGGCCCGCGTACGCCTTCCTGGACGGGGTACGGGACGAACTCCTCGGCCAGCTGGGCGCGGGCAGCGCCTCCCTCGTCCTCAAACAGTGCTCCGAATACGTCGAATCACGGTACGGACGGACGGTCCGCAACTTCCCCGCCATGGCCGCGGCCTTCCTCTCCGGGGCCGTCGACCCCGGGGACGAGGAAGCGGCGGCGGCCGCCGGAGCGCCCGGCGCGGAGAGCCGGAGACTCTGGGCCTTCGCCCAGGTCTCCACCCAGGTCCTGCGACGGCTCGGCGGACCCTCGCCCACCGCCACCCCGCTCGGCGGCGCCGAGGCGGCCGCCGACGGACCCGGCGGGCTCGCCGCCCGGGCCCGGGCCTGCCTCGACCACTTCGGCGAGCACGGCACCGTACCCGATCTGGACAGCGGGATCCGGCTCCTCGGCTCCGCCACCCAGGCCGAACGGCGGCCCGCCCGCCGCGCCGCGCTCTACGGCGAACTGGCCGAGGCGCTGCTGCGGCGCTGGTTCCTCCGGCCGGTGCCCGAAGACCTGCCCGAGGCCCTGGACGCCGCGCAGAACGCCGTCACCGGCGCGCCCGCGGCCCATCTGACCCTGGCCGGACTGCTGGAGATCATGGCGGGAGAGGTGTCGGCGGGGCGGCTCAGCGCGAAGCTCCTGCCGGAATGGGTGGCGGTACGGTCCGCAGCGGCGGCCGGGCCGCACGAAGCCGACGACCCCGAGCTCACCGCGACCGTCCTGCTGACCGCCGCCGACAACAGCCTCGCCGAGGTGACCGAAGGCCCCCAGCGCTGGGACACCGCCCTGCGGACGGCGGCGACCCCCGTCCGGGTCCGGATCCTGCGGCGGCTCGCCGTCACCGGGGCACCCTACGGACCGGGCACGCCCGCCGACTGGTTCACCACCACCCTCGGCACCGCCGTCGCCGTCGTCGACGCCTATGTCGACGAGGTACGGGCCGGGCTCGGGGCCTGTCCCGAGACCTACCCGGAGCACGGGCCGGGACCGGCCACCGGTCATGCCGAGGCCCATCCCGCAGCCGCCCGGGCCGGCCGGGAGCGGGACACCGCCCGTGAGGAGGCGCTGCTCCTGCGCGGCGGTCTCCTCCTCGAACTCGCCCGCCACCACCGCGGTGAGGGAGCCGTCGCCGCCGACCCGGCCGACCCGGCCGTGTCCCGGGCCTGTGCGGAGCGCGCCGAAAGCGATCTGCTCGCCGGGATCGACGCGACGGACGCCACCGCGGGCACGACCGGGGCCGGCGCGCGGGAGACCGTCCGGGTCTGGCTGGAGTACGCCGACGCCATCGCGTTCAGCAGCGAGCACCCCGACGACGACGCCAGACTCCGGATCCTCCAGGCCCTCGACCAGGCCCGCCGTACCGTCGACCGGGACGAGGCCGCCGAGGCGGACATCCTGCTGCGGATGGGCCGGCTGCTGGAGGAGCGGTACGCCGCGGGCGGTAGCTGGTCCCACCGGGACTCGGTGATCGCCGCCTGGACGGAGGCCCTGCCGCTGCTGCCCTGGCACGACCCCGGGCGGGCCGGACTGCTGACCTCCCTGGGCCGCAGGCTCGTCGAGCGCGGTATCGACAAGGACGCGCCCGGCGATGTCCGCACCGCGGTACGGCATCTGCGCGGGGCCGTCGACCAGACCGCGGTGGGCGACCCCGCGCTGCCCGAGCGGCGCGCGCTCCTCGGGCAGGCCTATCTGGAACGCTTCCGGGCCGAGGGCACGGTGGCCGATCTGCACGAGGCGGACTGGGCGCTGGGCGAGGCGGCCCGCACCACGGCGGACCCCGCTCTGGCGGCCACCGCGTGGTGGCGGCGGGCCGTCGCCGTCGCGCTGCTGGCCCGGCGTACGAACTCCCGGCCCCGTCTGCTGGACGCCGCCGCGCACTGCCGCCGGGCGGTACGGGGACCGCGCGAGGTGCTGGAGCGGCTGCTGGCCGCGGAGTGGGAGCGGGCCGCCCGGCTGACCCGCGCGGCGGGGCCGCGGCGCACACTGGAGGAGCACGAGGCGCTGCTGGAGATGCTGACGGAGGCGGACGCGGCGGAGGTGGGCGCGGCAACGGCCTTCCTCCACAAGGAAATCACCCGCCTGACCGCCTCCCGCTGA